In Electrophorus electricus isolate fEleEle1 chromosome 6, fEleEle1.pri, whole genome shotgun sequence, a single genomic region encodes these proteins:
- the helq gene encoding helicase POLQ-like isoform X1, giving the protein MPSGMNTDVDNTCDIVVKRNSWSSKKRTRDGMRSDFTPAKKRASALLGKCHPNAEQNAVPQMTEKEDTVKEQYYSDNEDLFDGYDSIMDDSSFLAKLEDVEQNIEEHENSCLAQQTAKSIKHSCEDDLTDSVLTEAFHDASLREFPASHTVFQRDVSNIKIPTLGIVSTSTPDVKQSKQPAISTNTYIDSNKSAPKARRSMTDQLKRAMLENAASSNRISKTVLQKEAVMSEEINVAMQAIESVSMEGDLGPFFGLPSKVKDLILRLKGIQDLYEWQKACLSLDSVIQRRNLIYSLPTSGGKTLVAEILILKEILCRKKDAVLILPYVSLVQEKVRGLSSFGIELDFMVEEYAGSKGKFPPVKRRAKNSLYITTIEKGHSLVNSLIETHRLDNIGLVVVDELHMLGDGSRGAVLEMTLAKVKYVCKGTQIIGMSATLGNVGDLQKFLSAENYTNDFRPVQLKEYVKLRDSIYEVNPKEEDGLTFSRLLSFKYSSAMQKVDPDHIIALVAEVIPQKSCLIFCATKKNCENVAGMICKYLNKDFLKHREPEKAALLAELKDSGSGCLCPVLQKTVPYGLAYHHSGLTSDERKLVEEAYSSGVLCLLTCTSTLAAGINLPACRVILRSPYVGADFLKRSQYKQMVGRAGRAGLDSVGESILILQDKDKDKVKNLVSAPMETCYSNLLHDGNRGLLSLILSLIGLNVTQTVEQVLGFMSGTLLSVQEVQVCQQKTLKELIQESTEILKQKGLIEASSYVPDNAILQITRLGRATFKGSIHLSYCDVLYKDLSKGLEGLLLNSFMHLVYLVTPYDMVSLCKPDWMIYFREFTKLSAAEQKIAAALGVPESFVARKAAGQSVRKCVDAVVVTRLYLALVLYSLLRETTLWNISDRFQLTRGFVQALLSSASAFCSCVLHFTEELEEFWAFKALLTELTRRLTYCVQAELIPLMEVAGVMEFRAKQLYNAGYKTLAHLANADPNVLVNSMENLYKKQANQIVSSAKMLLQEKAETLQQEVDDLLMLPNDLPSV; this is encoded by the exons ATGCCATCAGGTATGAACACAGACGTGGACAACACCTGTGACATAGTTGTGAAACGTAACTCTTGGTCTTCCAAAAAGAGGACTAGGGACGGAATGAGGAGTGATTTCACTCCAGCTAAGAAACGCGCGAGTGCCTTACTCGGTAAATGTCATCCGAATGCTGAGCAGAATGCTGTACCTCAGATGACGGAAAAGGAAGACACAGTCAAAGAGCAG taCTACAGTGATAATGAAGATCTTTTTGATGGCTATGACAGCATCATGGATGACTCCTCCTTCCTTGCTAAACTTGAGGATGTGGAACAGAACATAGAGGAACATGAAAACAGTTGTTTGGCCCAACAGACTGCTAAAAGCATTAAACACTCTTGTGAGGATGATCTCACTGATTCTGTTTTAACAGAGGCTTTTCATGATGCCTCACTAAGGGAATTTCCAGCCTCCCACACTGTATTTCAGCGAGACGTGTCAAACATCAAAATTCCCACTCTCGGCATCGTGAGCACATCCACCCCAGATGTGAAACAATCAAAGCAACCTGCTATTTCTACAAATACTTATATAGATAGCAACAAATCAGCACCAAAGGCTAGAAGAAGCATGACGGATCAGTTGAAGAGAGCAATGCTGGAAAATGCAGCCTCGTCTAACAGGATCTCCAAGACTGTTCTGCAGAAGGAAGCTGTGATGAGTGAAGAAATTAATgttgccatgcaggccattgaATCTGTTTCCATGGAAGGGGACCTTGGTCCTTTCTTTGGCCTTCCATCCAAAGTCAAGGATTTGATCTTAAGACTGAAGGGAATCCAGGACTTGTATG AGTGGCAAAAGGCATGTCTGAGCTTGGACTCAGTGATACAGCGAAGGAATCTTATCTACTCTTTACCAACTAGTGGTGGGAAGACCCTGGTCGCAGAGATTCTTATTCTCAAAGAGATTCTTTGTCGAAAGAAGGATGCAGTTCTTATCTTACCATATGTATCCTTGGTGCAagaaaag gtTCGAGGGTTGTCTAGTTTTGGTATCGAGTTGGACTTTATGGTGGAGGAGTATGCTGGGAGTAAAGGAAAGTTCCCTCCAGTGAAAAGAAGAGCCAAGAATTCTCTTTACATCACCACAATTGAGAAGGGCCACAGCCTTGTTAACTCACTGATCGAGACACACCGACTGGACAATATTGGGCTGGTTGTTGTTGATGAG CTCCACATGCTTGGTGATGGCAGCAGAGGGGCAGTTCTAGAAATGACTTTGGCAAAAGTGAAGTATGTCTGCA AGGGGACACAAATCATTGGAATGAGTGCAACCTTGGGCAACGTTGGAGATCTCCAGAAGTTCCTAAGTGCTGAAAACTACACTAATGACTTCAGACCT GTCCAACTGAAAGAATATGTGAAACTGAGGGACAGTATATATGAAGTTAACCCTAAGGAGGAAGACGGCCTTACATTCTCTCGACTTCTGTCTTTTAAG TACTCCAGTGCAATGCAGAAGGTGGATCCAGATCACATTATTGCTCTGGTTGCTGAAGTAATACCACAGAAGTCCTGTTTGATTTTCTGTGCCACTAAGAAGAACTGTGAAAATGTAGCTGGTATGATTTGCAAGTATTTGAATAA agaCTTCCTAAAGCACAGGGAGCCAGAGAAAGCTGCACTCCTGGCTGAGCTAAAGGACAGTGGAAGTGGCTGTCTATGTCCCGTGCTGCAGAAGACTGTGCCCTATGGCCTGGCATACCATCACAGCGGTCTGACCAGTGATGAGAGGAAGCTGGTGGAGGAAGCCTACTCCTCAGGGgtgctctgcctcctcacctgcacctccaccctgGCTGCAGGCATCAACCTGCCTGCCTGCAG GGTTATACTCCGCTCCCCTTATGTGGGTGCAGACTTCTTAAAGAGGAGTCAGTACAAACAGATGGTGGGAAGAGCAGGACGTGCTGGACTTGATTCAGTGGGTGAGAGTATCCTCATCCTACaggacaaagacaaagacaag GTTAAGAACCTAGTGTCTGCACCAATGGAGACCTGCTACAGCAACCTTCTGCATGACGGGAATAGAGGTCTTCTAAGTCTCATCCTTTCCCTCATCGGCCTTAAT GTAACCCAGACTGTGGAGCAGGTGCTGGGTTTCATGTCTGGGACGTTACTCAGTGTGCAAGAGGTTCAGGTTTGTCAGCAGAAAACACTTAAGGAGCTCATACAGGAGTCAACAGAAATACTGAAACAAAAGGGTCTCATTGAAGCTTCTTCATATGTGCCTGATAATGCTATTCTGCAAATCACCAGGCTTGGCAGAGCAACATTTAAAG GTTCTATACATTTAAGCTATTGTGATGTACTCTACAAAGATTTGTCAAAAGGTCTGGAGGGTTTACTGCTCAATAGTTTCATGCATTTGGTCTATCTGGTCACCCCTTACGACATGGTTTCCCTATGCAAGCCAGACTGGATGATATATTTTAGAGAG TTCACAAAGCTGTCTGCTGCTGAGCAGAAAATCGCAGCAGCTCTCGGTGTGCCCGAGAGCTTTGTGGCTAGAAAAGCAGCTGGACAGAGTGTGAGAAAG TGTGTGGATGCTGTGGTGGTGACTAGGCTGTACTTGGCTCTGGTGCTTTATTCCTTGCTGAGGGAGACCACCCTGTGGAACATCTCTGACAGGTTCCAGCTGACCCGGGGTTTTGTCCAGGCTCTTCTCAGTTCCGCCTCAgccttctgctcctgtgtgctgCACTTCACCGAG gagctggaggagttcTGGGCCTTTAAGGCCCTCCTCACCGAGCTGACCCGTAGGCTGACCTACTGTGTGCAGGCCGAGCTCATCCCCCTGATGGAGGTAGCCggagtgatggag
- the mrps18c gene encoding 28S ribosomal protein S18c, mitochondrial, whose protein sequence is MLAFRNCRVLNFVLSKPLPNISAPCLRGFATTQQEAKINDMPIKMENPFKQPEKRCILCDVSVDYKNIQLLSQFISPHTGRIYGRHITGLCGQKQREITKAIKKARSVGFMSVTLKDPQFMKDPNICNIRHLE, encoded by the exons ATGCTTGCTTTTAGAAACTGTCGTGTGCTTAACTTTGTCCTGTCCAAGCCCTTACCCAATATTTCAG CGCCGTGTCTTCGAGGTTTCGCCACCACCCAACAAGAAGCCAAAATAAACGATATG CCCATTAAGATGGAAAATCCGTTCAAACAACCTGAGAAAAGATGCATCCTTTGCGACGTTTCAGTGGattacaaaaatattcag TTGTTGTCACAGTTCatctctccacacacaggcagaatatATGGGAGACACATAACAG GCTTGTGTGgtcagaaacaaagagagattACAAAAGCAATCAAGAAGGCTCGATCAGTGG GCTTCATGTCAGTTACGCTGAAAGATCCACAGTTTATGAAAGATCCCAACATTTGCAACATTAGACACTTGGAGTAG
- the abraxas1 gene encoding BRCA1-A complex subunit Abraxas 1 has product MEEYSTTVRISGFVLSSLMFQHLNSDSDVEGLFLGESVGEEKSKITDSQTDHIQFVHTINVQKHITCRRIHSFYNNACEVDKEKIRQILSNYREENVIGWYRQRRNTSQQMTLKEQLVHQNLRELLPYQELIFLLLTPSEVTLSGSTHRLEYTAFIWHGRQYSSIPISISNLGMLDQQDYWRASAMCPSLNHCQAVKKHRAKFFSSDEDLREVEKVNNMNEALLEEMKTACDKVESSERLVEKLQAEITELRKAISKRKEKDQETDTKESPTPKEPKENVLLCAALKALFPNMPSFQTQTLTVQGFSVLEMCCSTDHGIDIPTRLPLVLEYEHGMRKRKMSRGCRVKGKYHPTSISHRNKRKPMTVDTNESLSESGTEEEVEITSQFDRNSPVF; this is encoded by the exons GAGGGACTCTTTCTTGgtgagagtgtaggagaggagaagagcaaaATAACAGACTCTCAGACGGATCACATACAATTTGTACACACAATAA ATGTTCAAAAACACATTACTTGCAGAAGGATTCATAG CTTCTACAATAATGCTTGTGAAGTAGACAAAGAGAAGATTAGGCAAATTCTGTCAAATTACAGAGAG GAGAATGTGATTGGATGGTACAGACAACGGAGAAACACCAGTCAGCAAATGACTTTAAAAGAACAATTGGTTCATCAGAATTTGAGAGAGCTCCTGCCATATCAGGAACTTATTTTCTTGTTGCTGACGCCCTCTGAGGTGACTTTGTCAGGCTCCACTCACCGCCTGGAATACACAGCCTTCATATGGCATGGCAG GCAGTACAGTAGCATCCCCATCTCAATAAGCAACTTGGGTATGCTGGACCAGCAGGACTACTGGCGAGCCTCAGCCATGTGCCCTTCTTTAAACCACTGTCAAGCTGTTAAAAAACACAG AGCCAAATTCTTCTCTTCAGATGAGGATCTCAGAGAGGTGGAAAAAGTCAACAATATGAATGAGGCCTTGTTGGAGGAAATGAAG ACTGCATGTGATAAAGTAGAAAGCAGTGAACGCTTAGTGGAGAAGCTACAGGCAGAGATCACTGAGCTCAGAAAGGCCATCAGTAAGCGGAAAGAAAAGGATCAAGAGACTGACA ccaAAGAAAGCCCTACTCCAAAAGAACCCAAGGAGAATGTACTACTGTGTGCAGCTCTAAAAGCTCTTTTCCCAAATATGCCATCGTTTCAGACGCAAACTCTGACCGTTCAGGGCTTCTCAGTATTAGAGATGTGCTGCAGCACTGACCATGGCATTGACATTCCCACGAGACTGCCACTGGTACTGGAGTATGAACATGgcatgaggaagaggaaaatgAGCAGAGGTTGTAGAGTAAAGGGGAAATATCATCCCACTAgtatttcacacagaaataaaaggaAGCCCATGACCGTGGATACAAATGAATCATTGTCAGAAAGCGGGACCGAAGAAGAGGTGGAAATAACCAGCCAATTTGACCGTAATTctccagttttttaa